Proteins encoded in a region of the Streptomyces akebiae genome:
- a CDS encoding GDSL-type esterase/lipase family protein: protein MASPWITTPITADLLRGALELERTEHGVLPHRLPARARAQCTDPQLAMVESQPSGVRLVFRTRATAVALDALRTKRTYVGAPPRPDGLYDLVVDGRPTARGSVPDGNTLTIDMTTGTAEHRPGPPGTVTFTDLPEGLKTIEIWLPHNETTELVALRTDAPVEPAPDPGRRVWLHHGSSISHGSDAASPTGIWPAHAASLAGVELINLGLGGSALLDPFVARAIRDTPADLISLKIGINLVNHDVMRLRAFTPAVHGFLDTIRDGHPTVPLLVVSPILCPIHEDTPGPSAPDLTGLAEGRLRFRPMGDPEDLTPGRLTLRVIRDELKAIVAQRTPEDPGLHYLDGLTLYGEQDAATLPLPDDLHPDAETHHLIGERFANRVFTAEGAFAP, encoded by the coding sequence ATGGCCTCCCCCTGGATCACCACCCCCATCACCGCCGACCTCCTGCGCGGCGCCCTGGAGCTGGAGCGCACCGAACACGGCGTCCTGCCGCACCGGTTGCCCGCCCGTGCCCGCGCCCAGTGCACCGATCCACAGCTGGCCATGGTCGAGTCCCAGCCCTCCGGCGTACGCCTGGTCTTCCGCACCCGCGCCACCGCCGTCGCACTCGACGCCCTGCGCACCAAGCGGACCTACGTGGGCGCCCCGCCCCGCCCGGACGGCCTGTACGACCTCGTCGTCGACGGCCGCCCGACCGCCCGAGGGAGCGTGCCGGACGGCAACACCCTGACCATCGACATGACCACCGGTACGGCGGAGCACCGGCCGGGACCGCCCGGCACGGTGACCTTCACGGACCTCCCCGAGGGCCTCAAGACGATCGAGATCTGGCTCCCGCACAACGAGACCACCGAACTCGTCGCCCTGCGCACCGACGCCCCCGTCGAGCCCGCCCCCGACCCGGGCCGCCGGGTCTGGCTGCACCACGGCAGCTCGATCAGCCACGGCTCCGACGCCGCGAGCCCCACCGGCATCTGGCCCGCCCACGCCGCCTCCCTCGCCGGAGTCGAACTCATCAACCTGGGCCTCGGCGGCAGCGCCCTCCTCGACCCCTTCGTCGCCCGAGCCATCCGGGACACCCCCGCCGACCTGATCAGCCTCAAGATCGGCATCAACCTCGTCAACCACGACGTGATGCGGCTGCGCGCGTTCACCCCGGCCGTCCACGGCTTCCTCGACACGATCCGCGACGGGCACCCCACCGTCCCGCTCCTCGTCGTCTCGCCGATCCTGTGCCCCATCCATGAGGACACCCCCGGCCCCAGCGCCCCCGACCTCACCGGCCTCGCCGAGGGCCGCCTCCGCTTCCGCCCCATGGGCGACCCGGAGGACCTCACCCCCGGCAGGCTCACCCTCCGCGTCATCCGCGACGAGCTCAAGGCGATCGTGGCCCAGCGCACTCCGGAGGACCCCGGCCTCCACTACCTCGACGGCCTCACCCTCTACGGCGAGCAGGACGCCGCCACCCTGCCCCTCCCGGACGACCTGCACCCGGACGCGGAGACCCACCACCTCATCGGAGAACGCTTCGCGAACCGGGTCTTCACGGCAGAGGGTGCGTTCGCCCCATAG
- a CDS encoding EI24 domain-containing protein: MRDLGVGFQYLVQGQRWVARHGKQYGFGLIPGLITMVLYIAALVGLAVWGPDFVTWATPFADDWSSPWPGLFRGLLTAVLFGLALALAVITFTAVTLLIGQPFYENLSEKVDRDVSPDGTAPESDLPLWQELWISARDSLRVLARALVWAVLLFALGFVPFIGQTVVPVIGFFVTGFFLTEELTAVALQRRGVELRDRLALLRSRKTLIWGFGTPLGLAFLVPFVAVFLMPGAVAGATLMARDLLGEETTGEDERNRVPAAGHPAPPMFRKPEVGA; encoded by the coding sequence ATGCGCGATCTAGGGGTGGGTTTCCAGTACCTCGTCCAGGGCCAACGCTGGGTGGCCAGGCACGGGAAGCAGTACGGCTTCGGCCTGATCCCGGGCCTCATCACCATGGTCCTCTACATAGCCGCCCTGGTGGGCCTCGCCGTCTGGGGCCCGGACTTCGTCACCTGGGCCACGCCCTTCGCGGACGACTGGTCCAGCCCCTGGCCGGGCCTCTTCCGCGGCCTCCTCACGGCCGTCCTGTTCGGCCTGGCGCTGGCCCTCGCGGTCATCACCTTCACCGCCGTGACCCTCCTCATCGGCCAGCCCTTCTACGAGAACCTCTCGGAGAAGGTCGACCGGGACGTCTCACCGGACGGCACCGCCCCGGAGTCCGACCTGCCGCTGTGGCAGGAGCTGTGGATCTCGGCCCGGGACAGCCTCCGGGTCCTCGCGCGGGCGCTCGTCTGGGCCGTCCTGCTCTTCGCCCTCGGCTTCGTCCCGTTCATCGGCCAGACGGTGGTCCCGGTGATCGGCTTCTTCGTCACCGGCTTCTTCCTCACCGAGGAGCTGACCGCCGTCGCCCTCCAGCGCCGTGGCGTCGAACTCCGCGACCGCCTCGCCCTCCTGCGCTCCCGCAAGACACTGATCTGGGGCTTCGGCACCCCCCTGGGCCTCGCCTTCCTGGTGCCCTTCGTCGCCGTCTTCCTGATGCCGGGCGCGGTCGCCGGTGCCACCCTCATGGCCCGTGACCTGCTGGGCGAGGAGACGACCGGCGAGGACGAGCGCAACCGTGTCCCCGCCGCCGGCCACCCCGCCCCGCCGATGTTCCGCAAGCCCGAGGTCGGCGCGTGA
- the tnpA gene encoding IS200/IS605 family transposase, protein MSPRWEPDPNIRRGNHVVFNLHAHLVFVTKYRREVFNGEMLTRCEAIMRDVCESFGAELREFNGEGDHVQLLVHYPPKIALSKLVNSLKGVSSRYLRAEYTGRINRIGTGSVFWSPSYFAGSCGGAPLSIVKDYIENQKRPA, encoded by the coding sequence ATGTCACCGCGCTGGGAACCAGATCCCAACATCCGACGAGGAAATCATGTCGTTTTCAACCTCCACGCACACTTGGTGTTCGTCACGAAATATCGGCGGGAGGTCTTCAACGGCGAGATGCTGACGCGCTGCGAGGCGATCATGCGCGACGTGTGCGAGAGCTTCGGCGCGGAACTGCGGGAGTTCAACGGCGAAGGCGATCACGTCCAACTGCTCGTGCACTACCCGCCGAAGATCGCCCTGTCCAAGCTCGTCAACAGCCTCAAAGGCGTCAGCTCCCGCTACCTGCGCGCGGAGTACACCGGCCGGATCAACCGGATCGGCACGGGCTCGGTGTTCTGGTCCCCGTCGTATTTCGCGGGGTCCTGCGGCGGCGCACCGCTGAGCATCGTCAAGGACTACATCGAGAACCAGAAGCGCCCGGCGTGA
- a CDS encoding RNA-guided endonuclease InsQ/TnpB family protein: MIRAYKFLLRPTVRQAQALAEMLRDHCSLYNAALQERRDAWRHPSKTTVTYGMQSAQLKEIRAFDPERQGRWSFSSQQATLRRLDKAFTAFFRRVKSGDTPGYPRFRGVNWFGTVDFPKDGDGCRWNSTPHDAVTRVRFQGVGHVKVNRHRAVAGRVRTVSVKREGRKWFVVLSVEQDQPEPLPATGSMAGIDLGIANFLADSNGAFVPNPRHGRRAAEKLEAAQQALSRFPRRKAKDRTANHQRAVDKVAQLHAKVRRQRLDHAHKTALGLVRAHDVIAHEDLKIRNMSKVPASRPDPDRPGTFLPNGAAAKAGLNKSISDAGWGVFLTILHAKAESAGREVIAVNPRNTSRTCPECGHIAKENRPTQEKFHCVACGHTAHADTVAATNVLRAGLVRRHANPA, encoded by the coding sequence ATGATCCGTGCGTACAAGTTCCTCCTGCGGCCCACCGTCCGCCAGGCCCAGGCACTTGCGGAGATGCTGCGGGATCACTGCTCCCTCTACAACGCGGCGTTGCAGGAACGCCGCGACGCCTGGCGGCATCCGTCGAAGACCACCGTCACGTACGGGATGCAGTCGGCGCAGCTCAAGGAGATCCGGGCGTTCGACCCCGAGCGTCAGGGCCGCTGGTCGTTCAGCTCGCAGCAGGCCACCCTGCGCCGCCTGGACAAGGCGTTCACCGCGTTCTTCCGCCGGGTCAAGTCCGGTGACACGCCCGGCTATCCGCGCTTTCGCGGGGTGAACTGGTTCGGCACGGTGGACTTCCCCAAGGACGGCGACGGCTGCCGGTGGAATTCCACCCCGCACGATGCCGTCACCCGTGTCCGCTTCCAGGGCGTGGGCCACGTCAAGGTGAACCGGCACCGTGCCGTGGCCGGCCGCGTCAGGACCGTGTCGGTCAAACGCGAGGGCCGTAAGTGGTTCGTCGTGCTCAGCGTCGAGCAGGACCAGCCCGAACCGCTGCCCGCGACCGGCAGCATGGCCGGCATCGACCTGGGCATCGCGAACTTCCTCGCCGACTCGAACGGCGCTTTCGTGCCCAACCCGCGCCATGGCCGCCGCGCGGCCGAAAAGCTCGAAGCCGCGCAGCAGGCCCTGTCACGGTTCCCGCGCCGCAAGGCCAAAGACCGCACCGCCAACCACCAGCGCGCGGTGGACAAGGTTGCCCAGCTCCACGCCAAGGTACGGCGTCAGCGCCTCGACCACGCCCACAAGACCGCCCTCGGCCTGGTCCGCGCACACGACGTCATCGCGCACGAAGACCTCAAGATCCGCAACATGAGCAAGGTCCCCGCATCCAGGCCTGACCCCGACCGGCCGGGCACCTTCCTGCCCAACGGGGCAGCCGCCAAAGCCGGGCTCAACAAGTCGATCAGCGATGCCGGATGGGGGGTGTTCCTGACGATCCTGCACGCCAAGGCTGAAAGCGCCGGACGGGAAGTGATCGCCGTGAACCCCCGCAACACCTCCCGCACATGCCCCGAATGCGGGCATATTGCCAAGGAGAACCGGCCCACACAGGAAAAGTTCCACTGCGTCGCCTGCGGCCACACCGCGCACGCCGACACCGTGGCAGCCACCAACGTTCTACGGGCCGGGCTGGTCCGTCGCCACGCCAACCCGGCATAG
- a CDS encoding VOC family protein, whose protein sequence is MDITIHTTSLPHDDPDASLAFYRDVLGFEVRSDVGQGKMRWITVGPAGQPDTSILLAPPAADPGITEDERRTIAEMMAKGTYGWILLATPDLDATFEKVQAGDTEVVQEPTEQPYGIRDCAFRDPAGNLVRIQEIR, encoded by the coding sequence ATGGACATCACCATTCACACGACTTCCCTCCCGCACGACGACCCGGATGCGTCGCTCGCCTTCTACCGCGATGTCCTCGGCTTCGAGGTCCGAAGCGATGTCGGACAGGGCAAGATGCGGTGGATCACGGTCGGCCCGGCAGGTCAGCCCGACACGTCGATCCTTCTGGCACCGCCGGCCGCCGACCCGGGAATCACCGAAGACGAGCGCCGCACCATCGCGGAGATGATGGCCAAGGGCACCTATGGCTGGATACTGCTGGCCACCCCGGACCTCGACGCCACGTTCGAGAAGGTGCAGGCTGGTGATACCGAGGTCGTCCAGGAGCCGACCGAGCAGCCGTACGGCATTCGCGACTGCGCGTTCCGCGACCCTGCGGGCAACCTGGTCCGCATCCAGGAGATTCGCTGA
- a CDS encoding helix-turn-helix transcriptional regulator, giving the protein MCQPEWRRARVQAQRLADLVRLRRVRDRIDREYTQPLNVEELARGVNMSAGHLSRQFRAAYGESPYAYLMTRRIERATALLRRGDLSVTEVCFEVGCASLGTFTTRFTELVGMPPGVFRRQAADAAADHAAGADHDAGSAIRVEGMPACVAKQVTRPVRNREVTATEQPLA; this is encoded by the coding sequence ATGTGTCAGCCCGAGTGGCGGCGTGCCCGCGTCCAGGCGCAGCGCCTGGCTGATCTCGTGCGGCTGCGCCGCGTCCGCGACCGGATCGACAGGGAGTACACGCAGCCGCTGAACGTGGAGGAGCTCGCCCGCGGCGTGAACATGTCCGCCGGGCACCTCAGCCGGCAATTCAGGGCCGCCTACGGTGAGTCGCCGTACGCGTACCTGATGACGCGTCGCATCGAGCGTGCGACGGCGCTGTTGCGGCGGGGCGACCTCAGCGTCACCGAGGTCTGCTTCGAGGTCGGCTGCGCGTCGCTGGGCACGTTCACCACCCGCTTCACCGAGCTCGTCGGCATGCCGCCCGGGGTCTTCCGGCGTCAGGCTGCGGATGCGGCGGCCGACCACGCTGCGGGCGCGGACCACGATGCGGGCTCTGCGATCAGGGTGGAGGGAATGCCGGCGTGTGTGGCGAAGCAAGTGACAAGACCCGTCAGGAATCGAGAAGTCACGGCCACCGAGCAGCCCCTAGCGTGA
- a CDS encoding VOC family protein, with the protein MAMAITASTASSTPLASVTLEVADPEAARRFYTAFGVDTRIRLRASEAHSTGFRGFTLALTVSQPATVDSFVGAALDAGATVLKPAAKSLWGYGGVIQAPDGTIWKIATSAKKDTGPAHREIDEIVLLLGVEDVKASKQFYVGRGLTVARSFGGKYAEFTSDEPGSIKLALYKRGGLAKDLGVLADGTGSHRVVLGSTAGPFTDPDGFAWEAAGALAPAPSTTPPLS; encoded by the coding sequence ATGGCCATGGCAATCACCGCTTCCACCGCATCCAGCACGCCCCTCGCATCCGTCACCCTCGAGGTGGCCGACCCCGAGGCAGCCCGCCGCTTCTACACCGCCTTCGGAGTAGACACGCGCATACGCCTGCGGGCGTCCGAGGCGCACTCCACCGGATTCCGTGGATTCACCCTGGCGCTCACGGTGTCCCAGCCGGCCACCGTCGACAGCTTCGTCGGCGCCGCCCTGGACGCTGGCGCCACGGTGCTGAAGCCCGCCGCGAAGTCGCTGTGGGGCTACGGCGGCGTCATCCAGGCGCCGGACGGGACGATCTGGAAGATCGCCACCTCGGCGAAAAAGGACACAGGCCCGGCCCATCGCGAGATCGACGAGATCGTGCTCCTGCTCGGCGTCGAGGACGTGAAGGCCAGCAAGCAGTTCTACGTCGGCCGGGGCCTGACCGTGGCCAGGAGCTTCGGCGGCAAGTACGCCGAGTTCACGTCCGACGAGCCCGGCTCCATCAAGCTGGCGCTTTACAAGCGCGGCGGGTTGGCCAAGGACCTCGGCGTCCTTGCCGACGGCACCGGCTCGCATCGCGTCGTCCTCGGTAGCACCGCCGGCCCCTTCACCGATCCGGACGGATTCGCCTGGGAGGCTGCCGGGGCGCTCGCCCCCGCGCCGTCCACGACGCCTCCCCTGTCCTGA
- a CDS encoding iron chaperone: protein MQSMHSSAENSGTTSEQYKGFSAEERTAMKEHAQEQKKAAARRGSSRVEKEAAAERDVLAKIAEMPAADRVLAERIHDIIKTAAPDLTSKLWYGMPAYARDGKVLCHFQSAQKFKSRYATLGFSDEAALDDGAMWPAAYALKELTAADEQRISALVKKAVG from the coding sequence ATGCAGTCCATGCATTCTTCCGCCGAGAACTCCGGCACGACCTCTGAGCAGTACAAGGGCTTTTCCGCTGAGGAGCGGACCGCGATGAAGGAGCACGCGCAAGAACAGAAGAAGGCGGCGGCGCGGCGCGGTTCGTCCCGGGTGGAGAAGGAGGCGGCAGCGGAGCGGGACGTGCTCGCGAAGATCGCCGAGATGCCGGCCGCGGACCGGGTCCTCGCCGAGCGGATACACGACATCATCAAGACCGCGGCTCCGGACCTCACGTCGAAGCTTTGGTACGGGATGCCCGCGTATGCCAGAGACGGCAAGGTCCTCTGCCACTTCCAGAGCGCGCAGAAGTTCAAGTCGAGGTATGCCACGCTCGGCTTCAGCGACGAGGCGGCACTCGACGACGGCGCCATGTGGCCGGCCGCCTACGCCCTGAAGGAGCTGACTGCAGCCGACGAACAGCGCATCAGCGCGCTCGTCAAGAAGGCAGTGGGCTGA
- a CDS encoding pyroglutamyl peptidase, which translates to MISPLTYRRARAAATGLAALLAGLCAPTTASATPTAPASSAAAPTVEEQRLDRAVPQEILRRSGFDTVAPEFARALDGARSYAQAERIVVRQGGRLWTRAVDRAQGRGPAGGDLSRDDDRPLYWARLGMTREVRGWEPRFELSASQRAQLLGALERASRGQDSLLFPQRGKEVKRILVTGFDPFTLDRDVRISNPSGATALALDGTVIRTADGLARVETAVFPVRWQDFADGTVERTLRKQLPRVDLFATVSQGRVGRFDVERTNGAWRGGFADNDTVGRTGTIPVTDPATQPQWTTTTLPYADIVAAATGRFPVYDNTSVTEIPAGGTAAVVRPDGPTPGSTARAGGGGDYLSNEIAYRATLLRDRLGLGSSLPGGHVHTPVLQFGAGNTDPATGTVTDPEFVRNRLDIIAQVRTIVTVAVDATAPGTTTDTATTTDTATATAADSGAVSATGRTRG; encoded by the coding sequence TTGATTTCCCCACTGACTTACCGACGGGCACGCGCAGCGGCGACAGGACTGGCGGCCCTGCTCGCCGGTCTCTGCGCCCCCACCACCGCCTCCGCCACGCCCACGGCACCCGCCTCTTCGGCCGCGGCCCCCACCGTCGAGGAGCAGCGCCTCGACCGGGCCGTGCCTCAGGAGATCCTTCGGCGGTCCGGCTTCGACACCGTCGCACCGGAGTTCGCGCGGGCGCTGGACGGGGCGCGGTCGTACGCCCAGGCCGAGCGGATCGTCGTACGGCAGGGTGGGCGGCTGTGGACGCGGGCCGTGGACCGGGCGCAGGGACGGGGTCCGGCGGGCGGTGATCTGAGCCGGGACGACGACCGGCCGCTGTACTGGGCGCGGTTGGGGATGACGCGGGAAGTGCGGGGCTGGGAGCCGCGGTTCGAGTTGAGTGCCAGTCAGAGAGCCCAGTTGCTCGGCGCGTTGGAGAGGGCGTCGCGCGGCCAGGACTCCCTGCTCTTTCCGCAGCGCGGCAAGGAGGTGAAGCGGATCCTGGTCACCGGATTCGATCCCTTCACACTGGACCGGGACGTACGGATCTCCAACCCGTCCGGGGCGACGGCGCTCGCTCTCGACGGGACGGTGATCAGGACCGCCGACGGGCTCGCCCGCGTCGAGACCGCCGTCTTCCCCGTCCGCTGGCAGGACTTCGCCGACGGCACGGTCGAGCGGACGCTGCGCAAGCAGTTGCCCCGCGTGGATCTCTTCGCGACCGTCAGCCAGGGCCGGGTGGGCCGTTTCGACGTCGAGCGGACCAACGGGGCCTGGCGCGGCGGCTTCGCCGACAACGACACCGTCGGCCGCACCGGGACCATCCCGGTGACCGACCCCGCCACCCAGCCCCAGTGGACGACGACGACCCTGCCGTACGCGGACATCGTGGCCGCGGCCACCGGCCGCTTCCCGGTCTACGACAACACGAGCGTGACCGAGATACCGGCGGGCGGCACGGCGGCGGTCGTCCGCCCGGACGGGCCGACGCCGGGCTCGACCGCGCGGGCCGGGGGCGGCGGCGACTACCTCTCCAACGAGATCGCCTACCGGGCGACGCTCCTGCGCGACCGGCTGGGACTGGGCTCCTCGCTGCCGGGCGGGCATGTGCACACGCCCGTCCTGCAGTTCGGGGCCGGCAACACCGACCCGGCGACCGGGACGGTGACCGATCCCGAGTTCGTGCGCAACCGGTTGGACATCATCGCCCAGGTGCGGACGATCGTGACGGTCGCCGTGGACGCCACGGCCCCCGGCACCACCACGGACACCGCCACCACCACGGACACCGCCACCGCCACGGCGGCGGACTCCGGCGCCGTCAGTGCGACGGGGCGAACGCGAGGCTGA
- a CDS encoding LysR family transcriptional regulator, translating to MHDAHVSDGGRGAHDPADVPDLSAFWLRVFLEVARHGSFTVAARSLGWTQSAVSRQVASLEGALGGAALFDRLPRGVRLTEAGRVLVPHAEALVTRLGQAERELTALREAAGGRLRIGAFATADAALVPHAMAAFRARHPGVRLTRDEGFTPALLDRLAAGGLDLAIVSTTGRVPLDAYDLHHLLDEPLYVAVPVGHPLAGRGPVRLPQLADADWISGDAHPEGTLLDAALRHGFRPRIAHVVVEWIAKLGYVAAGLGVTLVPALAAGSVRPDVVLLPVAGEEAAGRVVYAATARGVAPSPAGRAFLRALREAATRGADG from the coding sequence ATGCATGACGCGCATGTCTCGGACGGGGGTCGCGGCGCGCACGACCCGGCCGACGTCCCCGATCTGTCCGCCTTCTGGCTGCGCGTGTTCCTGGAGGTCGCGCGGCACGGGTCGTTCACCGTCGCCGCGAGGTCGCTCGGCTGGACCCAGTCGGCCGTGTCGCGCCAGGTCGCCTCCCTGGAGGGGGCGTTGGGCGGAGCGGCGCTGTTCGACCGGCTGCCGCGCGGGGTGCGGCTCACGGAGGCGGGGCGGGTGCTCGTTCCGCACGCCGAGGCCCTGGTGACGCGATTGGGGCAGGCCGAGCGGGAGTTGACCGCGCTACGGGAGGCGGCCGGCGGGCGGTTGCGGATCGGTGCCTTCGCCACGGCGGACGCGGCGCTCGTCCCGCACGCGATGGCCGCGTTCCGGGCCCGGCACCCCGGTGTCCGGCTCACCCGGGACGAGGGCTTCACGCCCGCGTTGCTCGATCGGCTGGCCGCGGGCGGGCTGGACCTGGCGATCGTGTCGACCACGGGACGCGTACCCCTCGACGCGTACGACCTCCATCACCTCCTCGACGAGCCGCTGTACGTCGCCGTCCCCGTCGGCCATCCGCTCGCGGGGCGGGGGCCGGTGCGGCTCCCCCAACTCGCCGACGCCGACTGGATATCCGGCGACGCCCACCCCGAGGGAACCCTTCTCGACGCAGCCCTGCGGCACGGTTTCCGGCCCAGGATCGCGCATGTCGTCGTGGAGTGGATCGCCAAGCTGGGCTATGTGGCGGCCGGGCTCGGGGTCACGCTGGTACCGGCGCTCGCCGCCGGGTCCGTGCGGCCGGACGTCGTGCTGCTGCCGGTGGCGGGCGAGGAGGCGGCCGGGCGGGTGGTGTACGCGGCGACGGCACGCGGGGTGGCCCCTTCGCCCGCCGGGCGCGCGTTCCTCCGGGCACTGCGGGAGGCGGCGACGCGGGGCGCGGACGGCTGA
- a CDS encoding RidA family protein, with protein MEITLDNPPSAPQPLSPYYSQVARVQLADGSALLYLSGQIAEGATVTDQSRAVFETIAALLAAHGATLADIINIRTYLTDITKLHEYGAVRTRFLPGTPPTSMTMEVPRLFQPQAMVEVEVVAAVPARG; from the coding sequence ATGGAGATCACCCTCGACAACCCGCCGTCCGCGCCGCAGCCGCTGAGCCCCTACTACTCCCAGGTGGCCCGCGTTCAACTCGCCGACGGCAGCGCCCTGTTGTACCTCTCGGGTCAGATCGCCGAGGGCGCCACCGTGACCGACCAGAGCCGCGCCGTCTTCGAGACCATAGCCGCCCTCCTGGCGGCGCACGGCGCCACCCTCGCCGACATCATCAACATCCGCACGTACCTGACCGACATCACCAAGCTCCACGAGTACGGCGCCGTACGCACCCGGTTCCTGCCGGGCACACCCCCGACCAGCATGACGATGGAGGTCCCGAGACTCTTCCAGCCGCAGGCCATGGTCGAGGTCGAGGTCGTGGCGGCGGTGCCCGCGAGAGGCTGA
- a CDS encoding TetR/AcrR family transcriptional regulator — protein sequence MPYGDGMSGTSGTRSVRGEERRAEIVLAALEVIAERGYRGASMAAVAERVGLTQQGLLHYFPTKDALLVAVLRERDRWDAVPDSPLRLDLLGSLVEYNAMRPGIVQTFSALLGESVTEGHPAREFFTERYGRVRGSMTEVLRAEYGDRLPSGLTPERAAPLLVAVMDGLQYQWLLDPGAVDMPGAFRDFLALLGEDVG from the coding sequence ATGCCGTACGGTGACGGCATGAGCGGCACCAGTGGAACCAGGAGCGTCAGGGGTGAGGAGCGGCGCGCGGAGATCGTGCTGGCGGCGCTGGAAGTGATCGCCGAGCGCGGTTACCGGGGCGCGAGCATGGCCGCGGTCGCCGAGCGCGTCGGGCTCACCCAGCAGGGGCTGCTGCACTACTTCCCCACCAAGGACGCGCTGCTCGTCGCCGTCCTCAGGGAGCGGGACCGGTGGGACGCCGTCCCCGACAGCCCGCTTCGACTCGATCTGCTGGGCTCCCTGGTCGAGTACAACGCCATGCGGCCCGGGATCGTGCAGACCTTCTCCGCGCTGCTCGGCGAGAGCGTCACCGAGGGGCATCCCGCGCGCGAGTTCTTCACCGAGCGGTACGGGCGGGTGCGGGGCTCCATGACCGAGGTCCTGCGCGCCGAGTACGGCGACCGGCTCCCCAGCGGGCTCACACCGGAGCGCGCGGCCCCGCTGCTGGTGGCCGTGATGGACGGCCTGCAGTACCAGTGGCTGCTGGACCCGGGCGCCGTGGACATGCCGGGGGCGTTCCGGGACTTCCTGGCGCTGCTGGGCGAGGACGTCGGCTAG